DNA from Nocardioides seonyuensis:
TGCCCCTACGCCAGCCAGTTCATGGTGTTCGGCAACGAGCGCAACTACTGCGTCGCCCTGGTCACCCTCGACCCGGACGCCATGGCCACCTGGGCCGAGGAGAACGGCATGTCCGGCGCGTCCTACACCGAGGTCGTCAACTCCGACCAGGTCCAGAAGATGGTGGGCGACTACGTCGACGAGCTCAACAGCCACCTCAACCGCTGGGAGACCATCAAGAAGTGGAAGCTGCTCGACCACGACCTCACGGTCGAGTCCGGCGAGCTCACCCCCTCGATGAAGGTCAAGCGCAACGTCGTGGAGGAGAACAACAAGGCGATCATCGAGTCGCTGTACGCCTGATCCACACACGCGACCAGAACGGGTGCCGGCGAGTCCGCCGGCACCCGTTCGTCGTGGTTGGATACCCACCGTGCCCCCCGCCCAGCCCGAAGGTGAACCCGCGCCGGCGGACGGCGTGCTCCCTGTCGAGGCATGGGGGGAGTTCGGGTCGCGTCCCTTCGGCCTCTACGTGCACGTGCCGTTCTGCACGACCCGCTGCGGCTACTGCGACTTCAACACCTACACCGCCCAGGAGCTGGGTGACGAGGTCGGTGCCGGGCGGGCGTCGTACGCCGAGGCCGCCATCGCCGAGATCCGCTTCGCGCGTGAGGTCCTCGGCCACCGCGACGTCAAGATCGACACGATCTTCTTCGGGGGCGGCACGCCGACCCTGCTCAAGGCGGCCGACCTGGGTGCCATCCTCGCCAGCGCAGCCGCGGAGTTCGGGCTGGCCGACGACGTGGAGATCACGACGGAGGCCAATCCCGACAGCGTCGCCCTGTGGGACCTGGAGGAGCTGCGCACAGCCGGATTCAACCGGATCTCGTTCGGGATGCAGTCCAGTGTCGATCACGTGCTGCGCACCCTGGACCGCACTCACGACCCGCTGCGGGTCCCGGCCGTCGTGGACTGGGCGCGCCAGGCAGGGTTCGACCAGGTCAGCCTCGACCTGATCTACGGCACCCCGGGGGAGTCGCTGGCCGACTGGGACGCCTCCGTCGAGGCTGCGCTGGCCTGCCAGCCCGACCACGTCTCGGCCTACTCGCTGATCGTCGAGCCCGGCACCGCGCTGGCGCGCCGCGTCCGGCGCGGCGAGCTGCCGATGCCCGACGAGGACGACCTCGCCGACAAGTACCTCGCCGTCGACGAGCGGATGAGCCGGGCCGGCCTGGAGTGGTACGAGGTCTCCAACTGGGCCACCTCGCCCGACCACTGGTGCCGCCACAACCTGCTCTACTGGACCGGCGGGCACTGGTGGGGCGTGGGGCCAGGCGCACACTCCCACGTCGGCGGAGTCCGCTGGTGGAACGTCAAGCATCCGGCGGCCTATGCCGAACGCCTGGCAGCGGGCGTCTCCCCGGCCCTTGCTCGCGAGGTCCTCGGCTACCGCGACCGCCGCGTGGAGCGGGTCATGCTCGAGATCCGGCTGGTCGAGGGGCTACCGGTCTCAGCGCTCGACGCTGACGGCCGCGGCCAGGTGGCACGGCTCGTCGACGAGGGGCTGGTGACGCTGGTCTCCGAGCGCCTGATCCTCACCCAGCGCGGCCGCCTGCTCGCCGATGCGGTCGTGC
Protein-coding regions in this window:
- the hemW gene encoding radical SAM family heme chaperone HemW; this translates as MPPAQPEGEPAPADGVLPVEAWGEFGSRPFGLYVHVPFCTTRCGYCDFNTYTAQELGDEVGAGRASYAEAAIAEIRFAREVLGHRDVKIDTIFFGGGTPTLLKAADLGAILASAAAEFGLADDVEITTEANPDSVALWDLEELRTAGFNRISFGMQSSVDHVLRTLDRTHDPLRVPAVVDWARQAGFDQVSLDLIYGTPGESLADWDASVEAALACQPDHVSAYSLIVEPGTALARRVRRGELPMPDEDDLADKYLAVDERMSRAGLEWYEVSNWATSPDHWCRHNLLYWTGGHWWGVGPGAHSHVGGVRWWNVKHPAAYAERLAAGVSPALAREVLGYRDRRVERVMLEIRLVEGLPVSALDADGRGQVARLVDEGLVTLVSERLILTQRGRLLADAVVRDLT